TTGgtaaaaaatgaacatatttggtaaataacaaaagcatagaagatagtatttttaaataaaaattatgatcaGGCAATGGTGGTCCatacccttaatcctagcactggggagacacagacagacagatctctgagttcaaggccagcctgggctacaaagtgagttccaggacagccagggctacacagagaaatctgtcttgggaaaaaataaacatttttaaaatgcagctcTTTTCTTTAATGACCATACCAATCATAAAATTAGACAtaagaaaaaacttaaaatgaaaagttCCTTCTTTGACCTCAGAGAACTATTTCAAAGCAGCAACTGtttacattttttgtgtgtgctaatAGAAATATCCTTTGTATGAGCAAGAATTTCTGAGTGCTTAgacatctgtgtctgtgttaatTGCCCTCTGCTTTAACAGCTAAATGAGAAGTATACACAGCCTTCTGCCCCGTGCTTGACTCACATGGTGGGGATCATTTCTTAATACTTCCTGGGTCTTTTATATGGCTTCATAGTATTGGCATATACAGATGTATGGTAGCATCTATCAGTGCATTCTAATTTCTTCTGCTGGTTTTCTACTAAATGTTTGGTTATTCTTCCCTTGGGTCTCGTGCTAATACAGGCATTGCCAGTGAACATCCTTGTCCGCATTTATGTTCTTTGTGAGATATCTTTTAAAGAGGGCAGCGATGGTCACTCTCAGCTGTCAGCTTGATCTTTAGATAGGCCTCTGAACAGGACTGTGGGGTTGTCTTGACTGtgttaactgaggtgggaggacACAGCCACTGTGCGTGGCACCGTCCCCTGGCTGAGATCCTGGACTGCAAATGGAGAAGGGGAGCTGAGAAGCAGCGTGGTTCATCACTCTCTGCATCCTGATTGAGGATGTGATGTGATGCGATCAGATTGTTTCAAGGGACCGTGATCTGGGCCTGAGTCACAGtcaaccctttcttctttaagttgcttatgtCAAAATAGTTTATCACAGCTGCGGAAAAGACATGAAGACAACGGCTTCTCATGTCAATGGATTGTAAAATTGACATTTTACCAATAATATAAAGTTACAGTATTGGGGGAGttgggtttgttttgatttgatttaaaAGTCTTAACGTAGCTCCTGGTCTTACTCCAATGAAAACTTCTCAAATGGAAAACTTGGTCTAAGGGAACTTAAATGAATTTCCCAATATCATACAGTTAGCTCATCTCAGTGTCTCAGAGCAGACAGAAGATGATTTTCCTGATTGTCCTTTTATATTCTTCCCCTCCTGTTTACTACATATAAGCTTCCTAACTGTATATCTGCTTGTGTTGCAACTATGtgattaatctctctctctctctctctctctctctctctctctctctctctctctgtgtgtgtgtgtgtgtgtgtgtgtgtgtgtgtgtgtgtgtgtgtgtgttctagacagcatttctctgtgtagacttgactgtcacagactcactttgtagaccaggctgtcctcaaactctgcctcctgagtgctgggactacaggcatgcattACCATGCCTGGAAATTCATTGCAttcttgaattgatttttttttttcatggttaaaaaaaaagaaaagaaatttcttttgtgccccctcccctgccccctgccccgaggcacggtttctctttgtagctctggctttcctggaacttgttctgttgactaggctggccttgaactcagaaattcatCTTGCTTTTGCCTCCTTAGTACTAGGAGTAAAAGCTTGTGCCACTATACGCAGTAAAAATAGTGAAGTTTCTAATGCAAAAGAGGCATTCCTTTGCATGAATGAGAAAGTCTCCAGTGCTGGGCAACAAATCAGGattactttattttcttgctaGTATGAAAGAAGCATTTAATACTTAGCTAGTAGAAACTGTTCACTACAGTGGAATTCTTATGTAACCGAGGCGTGTGGAAGAGCTTTGACAGGAAAATAAACTGGAAATAATGGCGACAGCTCACCCACAGCTCATCTGAGCGGCAGTGTGTGGAGAGAAGCACGTTAGTGCTGCGTCTAAGTCTATTTGGTATAAGTAAAATGTCTTCTAAGATTCTGTTATTACAAATACcaaggttttcattttgtttttaaacaaacttttCTCAGGCCagcaattttttttatattgtgttGAATTTTCTGCACTGTGcagttgaatatttttttaaactttagagTGCTATTCTGTAACCCAGCtagcttcctcccccccccccccccaaatcaagaCGGAGACATCAATTTGCTTAAACAGCTTTGGCACAGTTGTTGCATAATGGAGTGGTGGGGTCACCATGCCGAGGTGTACCCCCTGAGGAATTACAGGCCACACAACAGATCTGTtgcaaaggagggaaggagggaggtggccTGGGGAAGGGATAAAGTGAGTGAGCTatgagggcagggagggagagaaaggggcgtccatgacagaaagagagggggggaaagaggagaaaaagagtgtggggacagagggagaacagagagacccagagacagacagacagagaccaagAAAGCTGGAGTGGTGATAGGGGAGGGGGCCCTGTTACCCCCACACAAACCTGGCATGCTTGGCGGTGGCCACAGATGATAACATAAGATGTTGCTAGGACCTTGAAGGAAGCCGCTGGACCGCTGTACACTGACATTCCTCCCTTTCAAAACACGGGGAGCTAGGAAAGGGTAATGACGGGCAGGAGTGGGGCATTGTAGTCTTCAGCTGCCGCACCAAGGAAGTCAAAGTACGTAAATGGAGGTTTATTAGAAGCAGCTCTCGACTGCCTGCCATGCAGGGAgggtcggtgtgtgtgtgtgtgtgtgtgtgtgtgtgtgtgtgtgtgtgtgtgtgtgtgtgttttccagcttCCCTCTGTccacatgttttctctctgtcatcctctgtcctcatggccttgtccctatctgtctgcctgtctacgTGTCCAGtcatctgcctctacttctccTCTGGACCCTAactcctttttccctcccccaaataaacttccttatTCCAGATATGTTGTGTGGCCTAATCATATATTAGGACCACAGTAGCAGGGCAGGTACGATTCAAGCTAATTTTCTAAGCTAGTGTGGCTGTTTCCCAAGTTACTTCCCGAGCCCTCCTGTCTGGGCtgcatctgctccatcaggccatcttccttctccctgtCCTGCTCCCTGTCCTGTCCCTACCTGAGACCTCCAGCCTGGGCACTCAAGTCCACCTACCTCTAGTCTGCCCAGCTACAGGCTCcagcctttctttattttaaccaatcaGAGAATATTGGTGatcaaagtttacacaacatgtACTCATCTGGATAGCAACCAGACCTTGGGGACAGTATTTCCCATTTAAACACACAGCAACAGCACACCAACCCCAACAGTACTGGGACTGGACAGGGGGCTCAGTGACTACACACTTAACTGCTCTTCCTCAAGTCCCAAATGTGGTTTCTAGAACCCACACAACAGCTCGTtatcatctgtaactgcagttccaggagatgtagtgccctcttctgccctttgaGGACACTGCATGCATTGTGAAACACATCATACATGTAGGCAacatactcaaacacataaaataaagttaaatatacACATTAATTTCTGGGTAGAATAGCATCTGACTTTGTCAAGCTACCTTACACAGAGTCAGGGAGGTGGCTTAGCAGGGAAAACCACTTGTCACCGTATCcaacaacttgagtttgatcttgGGACTCACATCattaaaggagaaaactgactcctgcaagttttcctctgacctccacctggaGGTTGAggcacctgctctctctctctctctcacgtactaaataaatacatttattaattaatgtaaGGTaggtacatgcatacacacacttatgGAAAAGCATTGTGTGTTCTGATTTTCCTTTCAGCTGCTTAAAAACGTCATTATTAAACTGCCAGTTGTGAAGAATTCCTTTGGGTTTATTTACTCTGTCACCTGTCAGTTTGATGTAACTGGTATTTGTAGGACAGGGAATCCAGGAATTACAGAATAGACATTCACCAAAACGGACCATATGCACTCAtaaaatagatgagaaaactTAAAACAACTGAAGTTTCATAATAACTTTCTGACTTCaacagaattaaattaaaaataagtagcaAGAGAATGCCATACATGTATAACTGACGTCTACTAGCGCTCAGGGGAAGGCAACAGTTTTCAGGATTAGCATAAAAAAGAAGGAGTCAAAGAAATAACTTTGCAccttaaaaatggaaaaggaataaattaagCCAATTCCAAagtagaagaaaggaagcaaaggacTGGAGATAAGTGAACCGAAACAAGGCTGGAGACCCATCAGCGCAGTCCTCAGTGTGCTGAACCTCTGCTCAGACGCTCGGCGTTGCCGGGCGTTGTGAGTGAGCTGGGCACCGAAGCGCTTCTCCTTTGCTAGGTGGCACGACATTAGGCTTTTTCAGTAGCCATTGCTGGTTGTTCTGTGCAAGGACATGTCAGAGAAGGCGCTTCCTAGAAGTATTTGGTGTGTGGATTAATAACATTTAATGTTCAGGGACTGTTCTTCTCCCTGGAGTTTTCAGCTTCCCTTATAGAGATGTTCGCTAATTCCCAGGGACGAAGCGAGAGGCGTGCTGATGAGCTTAGGAGGGAGAACTGGATGAGTATGGCGCGGATagttccttttctcctccacacacacattttcttctcttctgtgccCTGTCTTAGAGTGGCACCCAGAGCGTAAGGGAGGTGCTCCTTAGGGAGTGTTAAGGACGCTGCTGTTCAGTTCAATAGTGAACTATCAGCGAGCTGATTTGTCCTTAAACCTAGTAATAGGTTCTCCAATTTACCTTTACTAATaaggctttttatatttttacctttAGCCCTCTGACTTACATGCCTGATCTCAAACAGCAAAACTAGCAGGGAGTATTATTTATTGACTCACCTCAACCACCATCTGAAGtattatttctcaaaaaacaaagcaacaacaacaagacagaGCTAATTGCAAGATGCTCCCTAGGCAAAAGGTTTTCATGACTCAGACAGTAGAGGGTCATTAGACTACAAGGAGCTCTACGTGACCACACAGCTAACACAGCAGCGCCAAGAGGACGGTGGGTGCAGTGTACAGACGTGTGCACGTGGAAGCACGACGCTTAGGGATCTGCgctctgtgctttctgctcaCTAGTACACCGTGCAGGCTAAGGGCAGTTAGCAGTGTGCCTAGCCAAGTGAGCAGTCTTTTCACCAGGGCAGTCTCAGCTTTATAGCCTGTGCTTTTACTACTAGTCTGTATGCCTTACCATGGAgcaagtaaatatataaatgtgtgtacacaATGTTTCTACCCTCATTTACATTTTGTTCTTAAATTTCAAAAGTAGCATATTTGTACTAACAAATACGAATGGcagcaaaagaaataattattttccacTCCTCAGTTTTGCTTGAAGGCAAACAGCTATTAACTGTTGTTACATTCAAgacctttaagaaagaaaaactttaaatgttttatttttctcttggtaGTTTTGCAGACATCTTTAGAAGATGACTAATACATACAGCTGGCAGTGACCTAAGGTAGTGCTGATGGGAGTGTAAATCAAAACAGCTGGAAATGTGCCCATCTACCAAAACTTTGTGCTTATTTTTAATCCATCAATGTTTCTCAAGGActtatttctaggaaaaaaaataggaTAAATGCCTAAGTCTGCTTTAAATATACCTACTGGGCTAGATATACAGTAAAGAGAGTTTGCTGCTCTtttagaagacctgagttcagattccagtacccacatcagaTAGCTCACATtggcctataactctagctcccagggatctgatgctttcttccatggcacacgcacacataacaacaaataaataatagcaaaGTAAATGTATAATATGATTTTACAGTTAAATAATAGTAAAGTTAtaggatttcttttattttttgaagtaaaTCAGAGTAGATTTTAGAATTCAAAAAAATTTGACTACCTtcctgaaaaaataatttaattatcttAAGTCAAAGTTTCCTTATTTATAGCTACTATAAACATATGTTACTAATGGGTATCACTTAGTAGTTGCTGTTTTTATTCCTGGTTCCAAGTTTGCTCCTGCCAACATTGTAATAGTTAGAAATAAAATGCTCATTCTCAGCAAAACAGTTCATACCATATCAGCTACCAAGGCTTGCTGAAGAGCAGTTCATAGAGGCAGCAGGCATAAGTTCAtatgttctgtctctgtgaactcaagcATGTCcctcctaaaaaaaaattaactttatctaCATAATGGCAAACTGAGGTGGTTTTCATTCAGAATCACATAAGGTAATGTAAGTAATTGAGGAAGCACTACCTAAGCACTTTACTATAGAGAGCACATTTAAGTATGTGACTAGATTGGCTCACGCCTGGCACAGTGCCTGAAGTCTCGTTAGCATATAtttgtcatttgcatattttaacaTTGACAGATTGTATGCTTTCCTCATGCATATTTGAGATTTGACTTATGTATAATTATAGATTTGGAACCTCTCAGTTACTGTTACAAGGTGAACATAACTATAAAATTGTAATATAGTGTTGCcccctttcctgtcttgttttagGAATGGAACATTACTAAACTTTCTATTGAGTATGATTCTGAGCCTTTTGGGAAGGAACGAGATGCAGCTATCAAGAAGCTGGCCACTGAGGCCGGAGTGGAAGTCATCGTGCGCATTTCCCACACACTATACGACCTAGACAAGTAAGGCTTCTTTGTTAACTACAAGAAGATACATAATGACACTTACCATCGTAGACATTTCTAGATACTCTGAGGGGTGATATTAAGTACATAGTTGCGTTAGgttatgaaaatggaaataatcgAATGAGAATTGTAGAAGAATTAAATGGGTGTATATCCAGCCCATGGCATTTTAATTAGCTGCTATGTAATTAGCTGAATGATTTGTATTCACTCAGATGTAATACCAAAATTGTAGACATAGCgcataagataaaaaatatttagcatttcAGTTTTACATTTACACATTTTATTCAATTGCTAACTTGGCCTGTTGCATTTCTGGGCTGTTAGTATTATTAAACTTATAGCTTATTTGACACATAGCCATAGATTACTTTGACATATTTTGTGTGGTTGTTTTATCTTGTTCTTTCATTTAGTTGAGATAAAAACTGAAGTAACATAATTAGCCAGCTAGAGCCCTGCACCATGGCATCATGCCCTGTCTGTCACTGTGTCTACTGAAGCATGAGTCAGTCCCTGGGAAGCTTTGGCCAGATTGAGTTTAAGGGGTTCATAAGCTGTGTGAGCTTACAGTGACTTCTGGCATGAAATTGACttcataaatatgaaaatatcacaatTTATATACCTATTAAATGATTTTACCTTTTAAGCTACTTACCTATTGTACCAAGTTAAACTAATTCTATAAGAAACGTAACAAACTGATTTTACTTCCCTTAGCAAGTGGATGAATAAAATCATGATTTGACTCAGACAAAATGTCTTCCCTTCGTGTGAAAGTAGATGTGCTAAGCCCTCTTGCTAATAACACTTgccttgggcctggagagacggctcagaggttaagagcactgtttgcccttccaaaggtcccgagttcaattcccacaaccacatggtggctcatgaccatctgtaatgagatttggtgggcaggcgcacatgcaggcaaaatactgtataaataataaatacattgtaataataattaataaataaatattatttattcagtaaaaaaaaaaaaaaaaaaaaaaaaacacttgcctTCCGGCTTACCGGTTTTTGTAACCTCAGTGAGTGACTATAAGGAGGCAAAATAGGATAAGAGAAGTTGCTTCTAAGTGGGAGAATCAGCTATGTTGTAAATTAGTTTTTATTGGTTTGATTGTGAATATATACCAAAAGctatcatatttatatatttatatgttctaTATAAAATCTTGTCTATGAATTTCAGTTTGCTGATAATTAAGAGACACTTAACAGTGTCATTGTAGCATCATTGCATTCAACAAAATTCAGTATATGTAATCTCAAGATACTAAACCAAAGCAGGCTTCCTTAGAGTCAGGAGGATAGCATTCCCGGTGGCGTCTTCCTGGAGAGGTGAAGGGTGGTAACAGTTTACCCCGCCCTCTGgaaggctggcctccatctctaCAGTTGTACATGGGAACGCTGCGTCTAAGCTGTGACTGTAAGCAAACGGCTGGAATGAAAAGTCTGGTTAGTTCCTCGGAAACAGTGCCGCGACTTACCAGACCTGTGGAAGTGCTGCTGGCTGCTCTGTTCCTAGAGCACGGCTGGATTGAGGCGCCTAGTGGTCAGCAATAACTACACAACACGCTTAAATCTGAATGACTCGGAATGCAGGGTGCGTGTATCCATGGTGCTTCTCTCCTTAGCCATGAGCGAGGCATTCCAAACGCCCTTCTGAGTGCCCTGAACCACCAGTGAGTTCGCTGTGCTGTCTGTCCAAACACCACACCGTGATAAAGCTTGTCTGGAATTATACATTGTGGGAGGTTGACAACAATGTTGTTGTTAGAACAGTGTGCTGCAATAGGTTGCATGAGGCTAGACTAGTAATTTTGCAACACAACTGAACACAAGtagcagaaaccacagaaaacTAAAGCTCAGATGAGGGCTGCTACTGTGTAACAGACATACAGACGTTGAAGTCAGAGAACAGCAATATAGTCTTCCAGTCGGTAGAGGACATGAGAGGCAGGAGAAGGGACAAGAGGAGCAGATACGTAGGATGAGAACATCTGGAGATGAGAGGCACAGCATGAGGGCTGTAGTTAATGACATAGTGCTGCCCTGGGAGTTTTGCTACATAAGTAGATTTTAACTATTCTAGCCACAAAACAGTAATAGACcacatgtttgtttgcttttcagtatGACTGTATGCTTTCTATAACATGATGTAAACTTTAAATATACACAgcacactttatttatttgtttgttctttctttacttgttttggtttttcaagatagagtttctctgtataaaagccttggctgtcctgcagtgctgggattaaaggtgtgcaccaccactgtggacagcactttttttaaattattatttcttagtgTAATTATCAGCctagtttagtttttttggtGCCTCTGAGATTTCTTGAATTGGCTTGTTTTTCACTCGtccatttatattaatttttatatacgTAGCCTGTAGGCTAGTTGAACCACTTTGCTATTTTCACTCATTATCCCAAAGACTTGTCATCGACGATGTGGTGTTTGCGTAGTGTGTTATTTGACACCTAATAGACACTACGAATTCAAGAAAATGGTTCTTAGGGTTATTAATCATGTTGAACACATTTCTGGTCATAGCAGAAGCTAACACCCAAAAGGTCTTAATTGATGCATTTCCTGGTATTAGCCCTTTTTGAGCCACAGTGTGTTGTCGTTTACTGACCGTGCTTTACTTGCTCTCCTAATAGGATCATAGAACTCAATGGTGGACAGCCACCTCTAACTTATAAAAGGTTTCAGACTCTCGTCAGCAAGATGGAGCCACTGGAGATGCCAGCAGAGACCATCACCTCAGATGTGATAGGAAAGTGTACGACCCCTCTGTCTGATGACCATGATGAGAAATACGGAGTTCCTTCCCTGGAAGAGCTAGGTGGGTGCACCTGTTAATAAATATTGTGCTTAGAGGTTAATAACCTACCCACAGTATAGGGGCAGCACAAAGTGGACCTGATGGGTTGTtaagaaaataacacaaattcAGGATGGGTAGGGCGATCTAGGTGGATCTAGACAGGCTTAGGGGAGGGTAaggggagtgaatatgatcaaatacattgtatccaattctgaaataatttacaaatatattttttaaagttaataatcATAAATCACCTGAAAATTTCAAGTCTAATGCATTTTTattggaagaagagaaaaagcagagggggaataaaagaaaaataatctcataAGGAAATATCTTGTGCATTCTTAATATGTGACCTGCTGTCATGAGAAGATGTGAATTTTCAAGATAGCCACATTGTAGCCTTTGGGGCAGGAGTCTCACGTTAGATGCAGCCAGTGTAGACCTATTTAACCTTGTGTAGTCCTGTGCAGTCGTTCCTCTGTACGCCTCTGTAGTCGTGTGCAGTCAGTCCTCGGTAGGCCTGTGTAGGCCTGTAGAGTTGTAGTCTGCtctcatcatttttatttaattattttattttatttcccagaGTAATTTGTTCCTCAAGTTCCTGTGGTCAggtaaaacattatttttgtttcctaataATAATGATGTTTTCCCCTCCCTGTTTTCCTTAGGCTTTGATACAGACGGCCTGTCCTCTGCAGTGTGGCCTGGAGGAGAAACTGAAGCACTCACACGTTTGGAAAGGCATTTGGAAAGAAAGGTGCGATGAGGATCATGTACCTGCTCATACTTCTAAACGAGCATGTCAAAAATAAGATTGATTCATTCTTGTGTAGATGAGATTGGCATACCCAGCGTGGCTTACTCGTAGACTTTAACTTGTGTAGATGAGATCGGCATATCCAGAGTGGCTTACTCGTAGACTTTAACTTGTGTAGATGAGATCGGCATATCCAGAGTGGCTTACTcgtagactttaaaaaaaaaaaagaaaggactgcTGAGAAAAGAAGATGATTGGCAGAAATGGCTAAACCAACACAAGTCTGGTGGTTTTGAGATCACCTTGAACCATCACTTAAAAGCGTTTTCCTCCCTCCTGATTAGTGCCCATCGCTCGTGTTGGGCTGCTGCTTCTGTTCTGTCCACCCGCGTCAGCTGAGCAGACCGGGCTGGAGCAGGCGCCTGCCTACAGTGCTGCTCCTCTGCCCAAGACACCAGTGATTCCTGAAGCCAGAGAGTAGAAAGCCCTCTGCTTACCATGTCTGTGCCTTTATGGCCATACCATAATACAGTCtcgtttatttctttattaatgttACTGATTATACAGATTAACAAGACACACAGGTATTGATCGGTTCATCGCCCCCTCCTACACTGCTCCCTTTGCTGATCACCCTCATGCACTCTCAGGCCACTTTTGACTAAAGCTTAGTTTGTAAATTAGGTGCATTAGGAGATTAATACAATCACAAATGGTAAAACAGAATAGTTATGATCTGTGCTATAGTAAGTTATTCAGAACCTGAAGTTACTTGTGGAATTTCATCATTATTTGGCCATGAGCATCTGAACTCTTAGAAAAAGCACTGGTGGACAAAGGGCACTGTTGTATTCTACTTTTACCTCAGTATCCAAAGAGACAGGTTGCAGGTGCTTTACACcggatgctgggatctgaaagTCACTTATTTCACATGAGTGCATGTTGCACATGGATGGCATCAGTGAACAAAAACGTACCTTTTAAAGTCTctttctaaaattaataaatcaggGATTTATGCTGGTTAATAATATATTTCTCAGAATCCTCAGTTTTGAACTctgcgtgtgcgtgcgcacacaccaTAGGGCTAGGCCTCTCCTTTGTGGGCCTGGGGGATTGAGCTCATGtgctcaggcttggtggcaggtgcttttATAGACTGCTGAGCTGTCTCGCTGGCATAACCCTGAGCGTTCTTCTAATGTGATTAAAGACATTAATGTAGCTGTCTCTGTTTCTAGGCCTGGGTGGCAAACTTTGAAAGACCTCGAATGAACGCAAATTCCCTGCTTGCAAGCCCAACCGGACTCAGTCCTTATCTCCGCTTTGGTTGTTTATCATGTCggctattttatttcaaattaaccGATCTCTACAAAAAGGTATTATCTGAAGTCAGAGTATACtttttgaaatactttaaaaacatttttctgacaataccttttgtttttttatcacagGTGAAGAAAAATagttcccctcccctttccctttatGGGCAACTTTTGTGGCGTGAATTTTTTTATACAGCAGCAACAAACAACCCACGCTTTGATAAAATGGAAGGGAACCCCATCTGCGTTCAGATCCCTTGGGATAAGAACCCTGAGGCTCTGGCCAAATGGGCAGAAGGCCGGACAGGCTTCCCATGGATCGATGCCATCATGACGCAGCTTCGTCAGGAGGGCTGGATCCACCATTTAGCCCGACATGCAGTTGCATGTTTCCTCACACGTGGTGACCTGTGGATCAGTTGGGAAGAAGGGATGAAGGTAAATGCTCTGATCGATGTAGCATGTGAAGGAATTGGCAGCTATCACAAAAATTTCCAGGAGTCTGTTTTACTAGCGCACATCTGAAATCTGAGCAGCCTGGGAGTCTGAGGGAAAGAagtgtaggctcagttttcttaagaaatatattttactactAACTTAATAACCGAGAGTACGTCACtgataacccaactaaccaaaacaataggaaaagaggattaaagaatataataacaaaaccgtaaggatatcagttccaaggaacaattctcctgatGGAGTCTTTtcactggaacctggagtaatcagaacccagaacctcagcaggagcccggagccccgaagccttccctcaagcggttctctccaggagcatctcgaagtggagcaatgaacagccaaaactatcccaagtctccaaaggcccacCTCTTGTTTCTGGTTCACTTACATATCTCCTCCCtgagtctgttcatggatctatctagctggcaacaatcaagctcccgcatgaagtggtttgtcttctagtggattaacatcacctgttctcacaagaccgttccccatcccacacttgggatcataacaaaaacaggtttatctctccttcaaagacgcatcacaaattcaaggccacatGGGGCTGAAGTGTGAGATGGGGAA
This genomic interval from Acomys russatus chromosome 31, mAcoRus1.1, whole genome shotgun sequence contains the following:
- the Cry1 gene encoding cryptochrome-1 isoform X1 — encoded protein: MGVNAVHWFRKGLRLHDNPALKECIQGADTIRCVYILDPWFAGSSNVGINRWRFLLQCLEDLDANLRKLNSRLFVIRGQPADVFPRLFKEWNITKLSIEYDSEPFGKERDAAIKKLATEAGVEVIVRISHTLYDLDKFQTLVSKMEPLEMPAETITSDVIGKCTTPLSDDHDEKYGVPSLEELGFDTDGLSSAVWPGGETEALTRLERHLERKAWVANFERPRMNANSLLASPTGLSPYLRFGCLSCRLFYFKLTDLYKKVKKNSSPPLSLYGQLLWREFFYTAATNNPRFDKMEGNPICVQIPWDKNPEALAKWAEGRTGFPWIDAIMTQLRQEGWIHHLARHAVACFLTRGDLWISWEEGMKVFEELLLDADWSINAGSWMWLSCSSFFQQFFHCYCPVGFGRRTDPNGDYIRRYLPVLRGFPAKYIYDPWNAPEGIQKVAKCLIGVNYPKPMVNHAEASRLNIERMKQIYQQLSRYRGLGKLPPAPPCVSPPAVQLSLTLFLVII